Proteins encoded by one window of Microplitis demolitor isolate Queensland-Clemson2020A chromosome 6, iyMicDemo2.1a, whole genome shotgun sequence:
- the LOC103577589 gene encoding uncharacterized protein LOC103577589 isoform X2, with protein MAEANDLKSDDGIQNLSKTQMDINECLGSWLTYLQMLNGLCSAGTKLAQSLQSILSSHEGTVNCRLTGQCLAGWEELTRATGVASNTVKQHVVAALRDHETRDSDVDKHDILRDNLLTFINLQYQFCVACCECLGNMAECSCSQSGKNECDIAALQQCFERLYSPQTPVSSSSIQQNSHRSPLRYPLFPLQVQRRWSETAAAEMSGESTESTMRRWSMPWDCRHVTEWPRQEEKTRLRVPHQDRSRSATPDSVWKSSGMASQDGLQEAIQLLSCRPGVRPNNQLSAFTSQHIPGVTLTTCNFDGNYDNSIWPDSRRVGSPRCWPQDSHSSDHSDQSGQRDSDHGDHRDSGVNDLLPSRKSSSSTDSCLSGNSRSGSESAGACTGESSKSQLYSMWSGGDLPFIKLPESNETKDERPPS; from the exons ATGGCCGAGGCCAACGATTTGAAATCCGACGAtggtattcaaaatttatcgaaaactCAAATGGACATAAATGAATGTCTTGGTAGTTGGCTGACGTATTTACag ATGTTGAATGGTCTCTGCTCGGCTGGTACGAAGCTGGCTCAGTCTTTACAATCAATTTTATCGAGCCACGAAGGGACAGTTAATTGTAGATTGACAGGCCAATGTCTCGCCGGTTGGGAAGAACTTACTAGGGCAACTGGTGTGGCAAGTAATACTGTTAAACAGCACGTGGTCGCGGCCTTGAGAGACCACGAGACACGAGACAGTGATGTCGACAAACAT GATATATTGCGGGACAATCTTCTGACCTTCATTAACTTGCAGTATCAATTTTGTGTCGCTTGTTGTGAATGTTTag gTAATATGGCTGAGTGTTCGTGTTCTCAATCAGGAAAAAATGAATGTGATATAGCAGCACTTCAACAATGTTTTGAACGTTTGTACAGTCCGCAAACACCAGTATCATCATCTTCGATACAACAAAATAGCCATAGATCGCCGTTGCGATATCCACTCTTTCCTCTGCAGGTCCAGAGAAGATGGTCGGAGACCGCAGCAGCTGAAATGTCTGGTGAGTCAACAGAAAGTACTATGAGAAGATGGTCAATGCCTTGGGACTGTCGACACGTCACAGAGTGGCCAAGACAAGAAGAAAAAACAAGGCTGAGAGTACCACACCAAGATCGGAGTAGATCAGCGACACCAGACTCTGTATGGAAGTCATCAGGAATGGCCAGTCAGGACGGACTACAAGAAGCCATACAGTTGTTGTCTTGTAGACCAGGTGTTAGACCTAATAATCAATTGTCTGCTTTTACTAGTCAACATATACCCGGTGTTACTCTCACTACTTGTAATTTCGATGGTAATTATGATAACTCGATCTGGCCGGACTCCAGACGAGTTGGATCTCCCAGGTGCTGGCCACAGGATTCTCATTCCAGCGATCATTCTGATCAATCTGGACAACGTGATAGTGATCATGGTGACCACAGAGATTCTG GAGTCAATGATCTTCTTCCATCACGAAAAAGTTCATCGTCTACGGACTCATGTTTATCAGGAAACAGTAGATCTGGTTCTGAAAGTGCTGGTGCTTGTACTGGA gAATCATCAAAATCTCAATTGTATTCAATGTGGAGCGGTGGAGATTTaccatttattaaattaccagAAAGTAATGAAACCAAAGATGAAAGGCCTCCAAgttaa
- the LOC103577591 gene encoding prion-like-(Q/N-rich) domain-bearing protein 25 isoform X1: MLLILSGILSLIATFVNSSSLNIRDPDNHCVIRNALCDPNVMRPCCDQRDICKQIGPNAFKCIENVGLGKICRGDEDCNEIWHSKCSKEKTCVCRTNNIKVNETTCAPVLGGFCWKNELCATDNAVCIDSECQCYGNIYRRFNDQCIFNTLGAPCDSDESCKQVRFAKCSEHKVCSCSSNTFAVDQQYCASFIGGFCWITNDCLPPNSTCVNNICQCMDSYVSRSNNQCLPVRLGVSCSSDIECSQWIPHSVCTGNRCTCDKNYSEKDEETCASLINILCSSTLPCTLDNSMCVNNMCQCKPRFVYHSSKCIPLYLNGTCKNNNHCDQILNARCSADNVCVCDEHHIEFNERVCMPMLPQHCLEDRDCMAVNSICIMNKCQCKPNFVRRSRNLCTLSQLGMDCENNNGCIDILNSKCSVSKKCECISNYVEYNITACMPLLGSYCSENQPCATLNSICSNNICVCGDGLVEYSNNKCTSHFIGKYCMIDKDCKEILGSKCVNNGCACKDNYALLNITACAPLLGEFCENNQQCAPANSICNNDICQCDFDYLRRFNNKCIPKTGHFKISCYEDDDCLGIKYAICSTYQKCVCQSNYVALGDDKCVALIGEYCESDEECISYNTVCINNKCQCPNKLIIRTKYQCDRISLGSRCHMDDDCDVEIKNSVCSKKNICVCRKKYYALNEFKCVPFLDEYCLNNNECRFNSSICIENKCQCKDNFQSVSVSQCKPIDYMYTCIGDLDCGDPWHIKCFPDKKCRCNSNNISINRSTCLPLLKGYCWRDSQCFVRNSACINYQCKCKQNFVPVSGNLCLPV, from the exons atgttgttaatattaagtgGAATCTTGTCTCTAATTGCGACATTTGTTAATTCTTCTTCATTGAATATTAGAGATCCTGATAATCATTGTGTTATCAGAAATGCTCTT TGTGATCCAAATGTTATGCGTCCATGCTGTGATCAAAGAGATATTTGCAAACAAATTGGACCAAACGCGTTTAAATGCATCGAAAACG TGGGATTAGGAAAAATTTGTAGAGGGGACGAAGATTGTAATGAAATATGGCATTCAAAAtgttcaaaagaaaaaacgtGTGTATGCAGGACcaataatattaaagtaaatgaaaCAACCTGCGCACCAGTACTAGGTGGATTTTGTTGGAAAAATGAATTATGTGCGACTGATAACGCTGTTTGTATTGACAGCGAATGTCAATGCTACGGCAATATTTATCGAAGATTCAATGACCAATGTATATTTA ATACTTTAGGTGCACCCTGTGATAGCGATGAAAGTTGTAAACAAGTTAGGTTCGCAAAATGTTCGGAGCACAAAGTCTGTAGCTGTTCATCGAATACTTTTGCTGTAGATCAACAGTATTGTGCATCATTTATTGGTGGGTTTTGTTGGATAACAAATGATTGTCTACCTCCAAATTCTACTTGTGTTAACAACATCTGTCAATGTATGGATTCCTACGTTTCTCGATCTAATAATCAATGCTTACCGG TCCGTTTGGGCGTGTCCTGTTCAAGTGATATAGAATGCAGTCAATGGATACCACATTCAGTTTGCACTGGGAATCGATGCacttgtgataaaaattattcagaaaaAGATGAGGAAACTTGTGCATCCCTCATTAATATTCTCTGTTCAAGTACTTTACCGTGTACATTAGATAATTCTATGTGTGTGAATAATATGTGCCAATGTAAACCGAGGTTTGTGTATCACTCTTCTAAATGTATTCCTC TTTATCTTAATGGAACTTGCAAAAATAACAATCACTGCGATCAGATCCTAAATGCAAGATGTTCAGCTGACAATGTATGTGTTTGTGATGAGCATCATATTGAATTCAACGAAAGAGTCTGTATGCCGATGCTGCCACAACATTGTCTTGAAGATAGAGACTGTATGGCTGTTAATTCAATTTGCATTATGAATAAATGTCAATGCAAACCAAATTTTGTGAGGCGATCGAGAAATTTATGCACATTAT cTCAATTAGGCATGGactgtgaaaataataatggttGTATTGATATCTTAAATAGTAAATGCTCAGTGAGCAAAAAATGTGAATGCATTTCAAACTATGTAGAATATAATATTACAGCATGTATGCCATTACTAGGCAGTTATTGTTCAGAGAATCAACCATGCGCTACTCTTAATtctatttgttcaaataatatatgtgtgtgtggcGATGGTCTTGTAGAATATTCCAATAATAAATGTACATCAC attttatcgGAAAGTACTGCATGATAGATAAAGATTGCAAAGAAATACTGGGTTCGAAATGCGTGAACAATGGCTGTGCTTGTAAAGACAACTATGCCTTATTGAATATAACGGCTTGTGCACCATTGTTAGGTGAATTTTGTGAAAACAACCAACAATGCGCGCCCGCTAATTCAATATGCAATAATGATATATGTCAATGTGATTTTGATTACTTACGTcggtttaataataaatgcataCCAAAAACAG GACATTTTAAGATATCATGTTATGAAGATGATGATTGTCTAGGAATTAAATATGCAATCTGTTCCACATATCAAAAATGTGTTTGTCAATCAAACTATGTTGCTCTCGGTGATGATAAATGTGTAGCACTTATTGGTGAATATTGTGAATCAGACGAAGAATGTATTTCATACAATACTGTttgtatcaataataaatgccAATGTCCAAATAAACTTATCATCAGAACGAAATATCAATGCGACcgta TTTCACTTGGTAGCAGGTGTCACATGGATGATGATTGTGacgtagaaataaaaaattccgtatgttcaaagaaaaatatttgtgtttgtcgaaaaaaatactatgcATTAAACGAGTTCAAATGTGTTCCCTTTTTAGATGAGTATTGTTTGAACAATAATGAATGTCGATTCAATTCTTCTATctgtattgaaaataaatgtcaatgcAAAGATAATTTTCAATCTGTATCAGTAAGTCAGTGCAAACCaa TTGATTACATGTATACATGCATTGGAGATTTAGATTGTGGTGATCCATGGCATATTAAATGTTTTCCAGACAAGAAATGTCGTtgcaattcaaataatatttcaattaatcgtTCAACATGTTTGCCACTTTTAAAAGGATATTGCTGGAGAGATAGCCAATGCTTCGTTCGCAATTCAGCTTGTATTAATTATCAGTGTAAATGCAAACAAAATTTCGTGCCTGTATCCGGGAATCTATGCTTACCAG TGTGA
- the LOC103577591 gene encoding prion-like-(Q/N-rich) domain-bearing protein 25 isoform X2 has protein sequence MLLILSGILSLIATFVNSSSLNIRDPDNHCVIRNALCDPNVMRPCCDQRDICKQIGPNAFKCIENVGLGKICRGDEDCNEIWHSKCSKEKTCVCRTNNIKVNETTCAPVLGGFCWKNELCATDNAVCIDSECQCYGNIYRRFNDQCIFNTLGAPCDSDESCKQVRFAKCSEHKVCSCSSNTFAVDQQYCASFIGGFCWITNDCLPPNSTCVNNICQCMDSYVSRSNNQCLPVRLGVSCSSDIECSQWIPHSVCTGNRCTCDKNYSEKDEETCASLINILCSSTLPCTLDNSMCVNNMCQCKPRFVYHSSKCIPLYLNGTCKNNNHCDQILNARCSADNVCVCDEHHIEFNERVCMPMLPQHCLEDRDCMAVNSICIMNKCQCKPNFVRRSRNLCTLSQLGMDCENNNGCIDILNSKCSVSKKCECISNYVEYNITACMPLLGSYCSENQPCATLNSICSNNICVCGDGLVEYSNNKCTSHFIGKYCMIDKDCKEILGSKCVNNGCACKDNYALLNITACAPLLGEFCENNQQCAPANSICNNDICQCDFDYLRRFNNKCIPKTGHFKISCYEDDDCLGIKYAICSTYQKCVCQSNYVALGDDKCVALIGEYCESDEECISYNTVCINNKCQCPNKLIIRTKYQCDRISLGSRCHMDDDCDVEIKNSMSIV, from the exons atgttgttaatattaagtgGAATCTTGTCTCTAATTGCGACATTTGTTAATTCTTCTTCATTGAATATTAGAGATCCTGATAATCATTGTGTTATCAGAAATGCTCTT TGTGATCCAAATGTTATGCGTCCATGCTGTGATCAAAGAGATATTTGCAAACAAATTGGACCAAACGCGTTTAAATGCATCGAAAACG TGGGATTAGGAAAAATTTGTAGAGGGGACGAAGATTGTAATGAAATATGGCATTCAAAAtgttcaaaagaaaaaacgtGTGTATGCAGGACcaataatattaaagtaaatgaaaCAACCTGCGCACCAGTACTAGGTGGATTTTGTTGGAAAAATGAATTATGTGCGACTGATAACGCTGTTTGTATTGACAGCGAATGTCAATGCTACGGCAATATTTATCGAAGATTCAATGACCAATGTATATTTA ATACTTTAGGTGCACCCTGTGATAGCGATGAAAGTTGTAAACAAGTTAGGTTCGCAAAATGTTCGGAGCACAAAGTCTGTAGCTGTTCATCGAATACTTTTGCTGTAGATCAACAGTATTGTGCATCATTTATTGGTGGGTTTTGTTGGATAACAAATGATTGTCTACCTCCAAATTCTACTTGTGTTAACAACATCTGTCAATGTATGGATTCCTACGTTTCTCGATCTAATAATCAATGCTTACCGG TCCGTTTGGGCGTGTCCTGTTCAAGTGATATAGAATGCAGTCAATGGATACCACATTCAGTTTGCACTGGGAATCGATGCacttgtgataaaaattattcagaaaaAGATGAGGAAACTTGTGCATCCCTCATTAATATTCTCTGTTCAAGTACTTTACCGTGTACATTAGATAATTCTATGTGTGTGAATAATATGTGCCAATGTAAACCGAGGTTTGTGTATCACTCTTCTAAATGTATTCCTC TTTATCTTAATGGAACTTGCAAAAATAACAATCACTGCGATCAGATCCTAAATGCAAGATGTTCAGCTGACAATGTATGTGTTTGTGATGAGCATCATATTGAATTCAACGAAAGAGTCTGTATGCCGATGCTGCCACAACATTGTCTTGAAGATAGAGACTGTATGGCTGTTAATTCAATTTGCATTATGAATAAATGTCAATGCAAACCAAATTTTGTGAGGCGATCGAGAAATTTATGCACATTAT cTCAATTAGGCATGGactgtgaaaataataatggttGTATTGATATCTTAAATAGTAAATGCTCAGTGAGCAAAAAATGTGAATGCATTTCAAACTATGTAGAATATAATATTACAGCATGTATGCCATTACTAGGCAGTTATTGTTCAGAGAATCAACCATGCGCTACTCTTAATtctatttgttcaaataatatatgtgtgtgtggcGATGGTCTTGTAGAATATTCCAATAATAAATGTACATCAC attttatcgGAAAGTACTGCATGATAGATAAAGATTGCAAAGAAATACTGGGTTCGAAATGCGTGAACAATGGCTGTGCTTGTAAAGACAACTATGCCTTATTGAATATAACGGCTTGTGCACCATTGTTAGGTGAATTTTGTGAAAACAACCAACAATGCGCGCCCGCTAATTCAATATGCAATAATGATATATGTCAATGTGATTTTGATTACTTACGTcggtttaataataaatgcataCCAAAAACAG GACATTTTAAGATATCATGTTATGAAGATGATGATTGTCTAGGAATTAAATATGCAATCTGTTCCACATATCAAAAATGTGTTTGTCAATCAAACTATGTTGCTCTCGGTGATGATAAATGTGTAGCACTTATTGGTGAATATTGTGAATCAGACGAAGAATGTATTTCATACAATACTGTttgtatcaataataaatgccAATGTCCAAATAAACTTATCATCAGAACGAAATATCAATGCGACcgta TTTCACTTGGTAGCAGGTGTCACATGGATGATGATTGTGacgtagaaataaaaaattcc ATGAGTATTGTTTGA
- the LOC103577589 gene encoding uncharacterized protein LOC103577589 isoform X1, giving the protein MAEANDLKSDDGIQNLSKTQMDINECLGSWLTYLQMLNGLCSAGTKLAQSLQSILSSHEGTVNCRLTGQCLAGWEELTRATGVASNTVKQHVVAALRDHETRDSDVDKHDILRDNLLTFINLQYQFCVACCECLGNMAECSCSQSGKNECDIAALQQCFERLYSPQTPVSSSSIQQNSHRSPLRYPLFPLQVQRRWSETAAAEMSGESTESTMRRWSMPWDCRHVTEWPRQEEKTRLRVPHQDRSRSATPDSVWKSSGMASQDGLQEAIQLLSCRPGVRPNNQLSAFTSQHIPGVTLTTCNFDGNYDNSIWPDSRRVGSPRCWPQDSHSSDHSDQSGQRDSDHGDHRDSENSGGSTSGHRDSDHGSHRESDISGVNDLLPSRKSSSSTDSCLSGNSRSGSESAGACTGESSKSQLYSMWSGGDLPFIKLPESNETKDERPPS; this is encoded by the exons ATGGCCGAGGCCAACGATTTGAAATCCGACGAtggtattcaaaatttatcgaaaactCAAATGGACATAAATGAATGTCTTGGTAGTTGGCTGACGTATTTACag ATGTTGAATGGTCTCTGCTCGGCTGGTACGAAGCTGGCTCAGTCTTTACAATCAATTTTATCGAGCCACGAAGGGACAGTTAATTGTAGATTGACAGGCCAATGTCTCGCCGGTTGGGAAGAACTTACTAGGGCAACTGGTGTGGCAAGTAATACTGTTAAACAGCACGTGGTCGCGGCCTTGAGAGACCACGAGACACGAGACAGTGATGTCGACAAACAT GATATATTGCGGGACAATCTTCTGACCTTCATTAACTTGCAGTATCAATTTTGTGTCGCTTGTTGTGAATGTTTag gTAATATGGCTGAGTGTTCGTGTTCTCAATCAGGAAAAAATGAATGTGATATAGCAGCACTTCAACAATGTTTTGAACGTTTGTACAGTCCGCAAACACCAGTATCATCATCTTCGATACAACAAAATAGCCATAGATCGCCGTTGCGATATCCACTCTTTCCTCTGCAGGTCCAGAGAAGATGGTCGGAGACCGCAGCAGCTGAAATGTCTGGTGAGTCAACAGAAAGTACTATGAGAAGATGGTCAATGCCTTGGGACTGTCGACACGTCACAGAGTGGCCAAGACAAGAAGAAAAAACAAGGCTGAGAGTACCACACCAAGATCGGAGTAGATCAGCGACACCAGACTCTGTATGGAAGTCATCAGGAATGGCCAGTCAGGACGGACTACAAGAAGCCATACAGTTGTTGTCTTGTAGACCAGGTGTTAGACCTAATAATCAATTGTCTGCTTTTACTAGTCAACATATACCCGGTGTTACTCTCACTACTTGTAATTTCGATGGTAATTATGATAACTCGATCTGGCCGGACTCCAGACGAGTTGGATCTCCCAGGTGCTGGCCACAGGATTCTCATTCCAGCGATCATTCTGATCAATCTGGACAACGTGATAGTGATCATGGTGACCACAGAGATTCTG aaaatagtGGTGGTAGTACAAGTGGTCATCGTGATAGTGATCATGGTAGTCATCGAGAATCTGATATTTCAGGAGTCAATGATCTTCTTCCATCACGAAAAAGTTCATCGTCTACGGACTCATGTTTATCAGGAAACAGTAGATCTGGTTCTGAAAGTGCTGGTGCTTGTACTGGA gAATCATCAAAATCTCAATTGTATTCAATGTGGAGCGGTGGAGATTTaccatttattaaattaccagAAAGTAATGAAACCAAAGATGAAAGGCCTCCAAgttaa
- the LOC103577588 gene encoding twisted gastrulation protein homolog 1-A: MTSSQNFILMGTTTIIIIIGMTVVSFTAACNEAICASVVSKCMLTQSCKCDLVTCTCCKECFSCLSYLYDECCSCVDLCPKPNITDNPLSKKSHVEEFAEPVPGLFQALTAEPDPLERWITFTYPVDFDVSLFQPKSEKEINYQMQTVEEEVHHPLKPNVMTVNCTVAYMAQCNSWNKCQASCQSMGATSYRWFHDGCCECIGDTCINYGINESRCLHCPADKEEGDDLKDQYDDYGQDDEDLIDDLD, encoded by the exons ATGACGTCGTCTCAGAATTTTATTCTGATGGGAACTacgacaattattattattattggtatGACTGTTGTAAGTTTCACAGCAGCATGCAACGAGGCCATTTGTGCAAGTGTCGTGAGCAAATGTATGCTTACACAGAGTTGCAAGTGTGACCTCGTCACCTGCACTTGCTGTAAGGAATGCTTTTCATGTTTATCTTACCTCTATGATGAGTGTTGCTCCTGTGTTG ATTTATGTCCAAAGCCAAATATAACCGACAATCCTTTAAGCAAAAAATCACATGTTGAAGAATTTGCTGAACCTGTACCAGGACTTTTTCAAGCATTGACTGCAGAACCTGATCCACTTGAAAGATGGATTACATTTACGTATCCAGTTGATTTTGACGTatcattatttcagcctaaatctgaaaaagagataaattatcaaatgc AAACTGTTGAAGAAGAAGTTCATCATCCATTGAAGCCAAATGTCATGACTGTAAATTGTACAGTAGCATACATGGCCCAATGCAATTCATGGAATAAATGTCAGGCATCGTGTCAAAGTATGGGAGCGACGAGTTATAGATGGTTCCATGACGGCTGTTGTGAATGCATAGGTGACACTTGTATTAATTACGGAATCAATGAATCACGATGTCTTCATTGTCCGGCTGATAAAGAAGAAGGCGATGATCTAAAAGATCAGTACGATGATTATGGACAAGATGATGAAGATCTTATTGATGATCTGGATTag